A genomic window from Caldisericaceae bacterium includes:
- a CDS encoding metal-dependent hydrolase: MTGFTHLTFSLMLFGSATPVDIFLVGAGSLFPDIDLINSGFQKKSKNGVSFKHRGIMHTPFLALCIFLFYYMIFRNYMIFPFIIGYLSHIFLDFLTVSGVPILYPISKNRFNLMRIKTGSSIDKNLGILFLFLFVLRFLKLF; this comes from the coding sequence ATGACTGGTTTCACACATTTAACCTTTAGTTTGATGTTGTTTGGGAGTGCAACCCCTGTTGATATTTTTCTTGTAGGAGCAGGGAGTTTGTTTCCCGATATTGATTTAATAAACTCTGGTTTCCAAAAGAAATCAAAAAATGGAGTTTCGTTTAAGCACCGTGGAATAATGCATACTCCGTTTCTTGCTCTTTGTATCTTTCTTTTCTACTATATGATTTTTAGGAATTATATGATTTTTCCCTTTATTATTGGTTATCTTTCTCATATTTTTTTAGATTTTCTTACGGTAAGTGGGGTGCCAATTCTTTACCCAATAAGTAAAAACAGATTCAACTTAATGAGAATAAAAACAGGCAGTAGTATTGATAAAAATTTGGGGATTCTTTTTTTATTCTTATTTGTTTTGAGATTCCTTAAGCTTTTTTAA